A single genomic interval of Carassius gibelio isolate Cgi1373 ecotype wild population from Czech Republic chromosome A22, carGib1.2-hapl.c, whole genome shotgun sequence harbors:
- the LOC127942995 gene encoding ubiquitin carboxyl-terminal hydrolase 47 isoform X2, translating into MTGVCFYITGPAHGGSVHTDEMKTRVDTDVPKQRCLLLDSEENKLKRSRTLLSQSVGFCGTQLSSIESSVRPSLASVNQMEEDIKKMEIKDPADRSSVSHTQKDRQRQTNQDSCPYRGLLNLGATCYLNSTLQVLFMTRAFRESVLRRSPGDTSEKFETVLKELFEELSDQDEGAPSVSTKPVIKALGVQTLYEQQDAVEYFLDILEKVGPDLAEVFSGTMRNKRRCSEDHESHDDSSFKSLQIALNVTDTGAYRIEDGVRSYFESTTLVGDDQMYCETCDEKRDTTWGCEIHKYPAILSLHLKRFEYDCWSCGFEKNDCPMDVPLHLSLGEHRYALYAVINHRGSRSGGHYTADIRSFTENRWYCFDDSHVTEIDERKLERSREAYLLLYQKLDSPPVSKTRKVTQNSARTEEPSSSVARVEDEEEPKTKSAEAGEPVETGRAGQCAAAHNKPHLEESAVTRRLRQRLCDEPKKPHKRKHEKTESMHKKEKASKRNVKSNHEETETREIDIRSRKM; encoded by the exons ATGACGGGTGTGTGTTTCTACATTACTGGTCCAGCACATGGAGGATCTGTTCACACGG ATGAAATGAAGACCAGAGTAGATACAGATGTGCCAAAGCA AAGATGTCTCCTCCTGGACTCTGAAGAGAATAAACTGAAGAGATCTCGGACACTTCTTAGTCAAAG TGTTGGCTTCTGTGGGACTCAGTTGTCCAGCATAGAGTCGTCTGTTCGGCCGTCCTTAGCTTCAG TAAATCAGATGGAAGAGGACATTAAAAAGATGGAGATCAAGGATCCAGCTGACAGATCAtcagtctctcacacacagaaGGACAGACAAAGACAAACTAACCAAGATTCTT GTCCGTACAGGGGTCTGCTGAATCTGGGAGCCACCTGCTATCTGAACTCAACCCTCCAGGTGCTGTTCATGACCCGAGCGTTCAGAGAGAGCGTGCTGCGCCG ATCTCCTGGGGACACAAGTGAGAAGTTCGAGACAGTATTAAAGGAACTGTTTGAAGAGCTCAGTGATCAGGACGAGGGTGCTCCGAGCGTCTCAACGAAACCAGTAATCAAGGCTCTCGGTGTACAGACAC TCTATGAGCAGCAGGACGCTGTGGAATACTTCCTAGATATCCTTGAGAAAGTAGGCCCTGATTTGGCCGAG GTCTTCAGTGGAACTATGAGGAACAAGAGGAGATGTTCAGAAGATCACGAGTCTCATGATGACAGCTCGTTCAAGTCTCTACAGATCGCTCTGAACGTCACAGACACAGGAGCGTACAGGATA GAAGACGGGGTTCGATCTTATTTTGAATCTACAACATTAGTTGGAGACGACCAGATGTACTGTGAAACCTGCGACGAGAAACGAGACACCACATGG GGTTGTGAGATACACAAGTATCCAGCAATACTGTCTCTGCACCTGAAAAGGTTTGAGTATGACTGCTGGTCGTGTGGGTTTGAGAAGAACGATTGCCCCATGGATGTACCGCTTCATTTATCTCTCGGG GAGCACAGATATGCTCTCTATGCCGTGATCAATCACAGGGGCAGTCGTTCTGGGGGTCACTACACCGCGGACATCCGCTCGTTCACTGAGAACAGGTGGTACTGTTTTGATGACAGTCATGTCACAGAG ATTGATGAGCGCAAACTGGAAAG GTCTAGGGAAGCTTACTTGCTCTTGTACCAGAAAC TCGACAGTCCTCCAGTTTCTAAGACGAGGAAAGTAACCCAGAATTCTGCCAGAACTGAAGAACCAT cttcgtCAGTTGCACGGGTGGAGGACGAAGAAGAACCCAAAACTAAATCTGCTGAAGCAGGAGAACCGGTGGAAACGGGCAGAGCTGGG caGTGTGCTGCAGCTCATAATAAACCACATCTGGAAG AGTCTGCTGTGACGCGGCGTCTGAGACAGAGACTTTGTGATGAGCCCAAGAAACCACATAAAAGAAAGCACGAGAAAACTGAGAGCATGCATAAAAAGGAGAAAGCCAGTAAAAGAAATGTCAAGTCTAATCACGAagagacagagacgagagagatCGACATCAGAAGCAGAAAGATGTAA
- the LOC127942995 gene encoding ubiquitin carboxyl-terminal hydrolase 47 isoform X1, translated as MTGVCFYITGPAHGGSVHTDEMKTRVDTDVPKQRCLLLDSEENKLKRSRTLLSQSSVGFCGTQLSSIESSVRPSLASVNQMEEDIKKMEIKDPADRSSVSHTQKDRQRQTNQDSCPYRGLLNLGATCYLNSTLQVLFMTRAFRESVLRRSPGDTSEKFETVLKELFEELSDQDEGAPSVSTKPVIKALGVQTLYEQQDAVEYFLDILEKVGPDLAEVFSGTMRNKRRCSEDHESHDDSSFKSLQIALNVTDTGAYRIEDGVRSYFESTTLVGDDQMYCETCDEKRDTTWGCEIHKYPAILSLHLKRFEYDCWSCGFEKNDCPMDVPLHLSLGEHRYALYAVINHRGSRSGGHYTADIRSFTENRWYCFDDSHVTEIDERKLERSREAYLLLYQKLDSPPVSKTRKVTQNSARTEEPSSSVARVEDEEEPKTKSAEAGEPVETGRAGQCAAAHNKPHLEESAVTRRLRQRLCDEPKKPHKRKHEKTESMHKKEKASKRNVKSNHEETETREIDIRSRKM; from the exons ATGACGGGTGTGTGTTTCTACATTACTGGTCCAGCACATGGAGGATCTGTTCACACGG ATGAAATGAAGACCAGAGTAGATACAGATGTGCCAAAGCA AAGATGTCTCCTCCTGGACTCTGAAGAGAATAAACTGAAGAGATCTCGGACACTTCTTAGTCAAAG CAGTGTTGGCTTCTGTGGGACTCAGTTGTCCAGCATAGAGTCGTCTGTTCGGCCGTCCTTAGCTTCAG TAAATCAGATGGAAGAGGACATTAAAAAGATGGAGATCAAGGATCCAGCTGACAGATCAtcagtctctcacacacagaaGGACAGACAAAGACAAACTAACCAAGATTCTT GTCCGTACAGGGGTCTGCTGAATCTGGGAGCCACCTGCTATCTGAACTCAACCCTCCAGGTGCTGTTCATGACCCGAGCGTTCAGAGAGAGCGTGCTGCGCCG ATCTCCTGGGGACACAAGTGAGAAGTTCGAGACAGTATTAAAGGAACTGTTTGAAGAGCTCAGTGATCAGGACGAGGGTGCTCCGAGCGTCTCAACGAAACCAGTAATCAAGGCTCTCGGTGTACAGACAC TCTATGAGCAGCAGGACGCTGTGGAATACTTCCTAGATATCCTTGAGAAAGTAGGCCCTGATTTGGCCGAG GTCTTCAGTGGAACTATGAGGAACAAGAGGAGATGTTCAGAAGATCACGAGTCTCATGATGACAGCTCGTTCAAGTCTCTACAGATCGCTCTGAACGTCACAGACACAGGAGCGTACAGGATA GAAGACGGGGTTCGATCTTATTTTGAATCTACAACATTAGTTGGAGACGACCAGATGTACTGTGAAACCTGCGACGAGAAACGAGACACCACATGG GGTTGTGAGATACACAAGTATCCAGCAATACTGTCTCTGCACCTGAAAAGGTTTGAGTATGACTGCTGGTCGTGTGGGTTTGAGAAGAACGATTGCCCCATGGATGTACCGCTTCATTTATCTCTCGGG GAGCACAGATATGCTCTCTATGCCGTGATCAATCACAGGGGCAGTCGTTCTGGGGGTCACTACACCGCGGACATCCGCTCGTTCACTGAGAACAGGTGGTACTGTTTTGATGACAGTCATGTCACAGAG ATTGATGAGCGCAAACTGGAAAG GTCTAGGGAAGCTTACTTGCTCTTGTACCAGAAAC TCGACAGTCCTCCAGTTTCTAAGACGAGGAAAGTAACCCAGAATTCTGCCAGAACTGAAGAACCAT cttcgtCAGTTGCACGGGTGGAGGACGAAGAAGAACCCAAAACTAAATCTGCTGAAGCAGGAGAACCGGTGGAAACGGGCAGAGCTGGG caGTGTGCTGCAGCTCATAATAAACCACATCTGGAAG AGTCTGCTGTGACGCGGCGTCTGAGACAGAGACTTTGTGATGAGCCCAAGAAACCACATAAAAGAAAGCACGAGAAAACTGAGAGCATGCATAAAAAGGAGAAAGCCAGTAAAAGAAATGTCAAGTCTAATCACGAagagacagagacgagagagatCGACATCAGAAGCAGAAAGATGTAA
- the LOC127942995 gene encoding ubiquitin carboxyl-terminal hydrolase 47 isoform X7: MTGVCFYITGPAHGGSVHTVNQMEEDIKKMEIKDPADRSSVSHTQKDRQRQTNQDSCPYRGLLNLGATCYLNSTLQVLFMTRAFRESVLRRSPGDTSEKFETVLKELFEELSDQDEGAPSVSTKPVIKALGVQTLYEQQDAVEYFLDILEKVGPDLAEVFSGTMRNKRRCSEDHESHDDSSFKSLQIALNVTDTGAYRIEDGVRSYFESTTLVGDDQMYCETCDEKRDTTWGCEIHKYPAILSLHLKRFEYDCWSCGFEKNDCPMDVPLHLSLGEHRYALYAVINHRGSRSGGHYTADIRSFTENRWYCFDDSHVTEIDERKLERSREAYLLLYQKLDSPPVSKTRKVTQNSARTEEPSSSVARVEDEEEPKTKSAEAGEPVETGRAGQCAAAHNKPHLEESAVTRRLRQRLCDEPKKPHKRKHEKTESMHKKEKASKRNVKSNHEETETREIDIRSRKM, encoded by the exons ATGACGGGTGTGTGTTTCTACATTACTGGTCCAGCACATGGAGGATCTGTTCACACGG TAAATCAGATGGAAGAGGACATTAAAAAGATGGAGATCAAGGATCCAGCTGACAGATCAtcagtctctcacacacagaaGGACAGACAAAGACAAACTAACCAAGATTCTT GTCCGTACAGGGGTCTGCTGAATCTGGGAGCCACCTGCTATCTGAACTCAACCCTCCAGGTGCTGTTCATGACCCGAGCGTTCAGAGAGAGCGTGCTGCGCCG ATCTCCTGGGGACACAAGTGAGAAGTTCGAGACAGTATTAAAGGAACTGTTTGAAGAGCTCAGTGATCAGGACGAGGGTGCTCCGAGCGTCTCAACGAAACCAGTAATCAAGGCTCTCGGTGTACAGACAC TCTATGAGCAGCAGGACGCTGTGGAATACTTCCTAGATATCCTTGAGAAAGTAGGCCCTGATTTGGCCGAG GTCTTCAGTGGAACTATGAGGAACAAGAGGAGATGTTCAGAAGATCACGAGTCTCATGATGACAGCTCGTTCAAGTCTCTACAGATCGCTCTGAACGTCACAGACACAGGAGCGTACAGGATA GAAGACGGGGTTCGATCTTATTTTGAATCTACAACATTAGTTGGAGACGACCAGATGTACTGTGAAACCTGCGACGAGAAACGAGACACCACATGG GGTTGTGAGATACACAAGTATCCAGCAATACTGTCTCTGCACCTGAAAAGGTTTGAGTATGACTGCTGGTCGTGTGGGTTTGAGAAGAACGATTGCCCCATGGATGTACCGCTTCATTTATCTCTCGGG GAGCACAGATATGCTCTCTATGCCGTGATCAATCACAGGGGCAGTCGTTCTGGGGGTCACTACACCGCGGACATCCGCTCGTTCACTGAGAACAGGTGGTACTGTTTTGATGACAGTCATGTCACAGAG ATTGATGAGCGCAAACTGGAAAG GTCTAGGGAAGCTTACTTGCTCTTGTACCAGAAAC TCGACAGTCCTCCAGTTTCTAAGACGAGGAAAGTAACCCAGAATTCTGCCAGAACTGAAGAACCAT cttcgtCAGTTGCACGGGTGGAGGACGAAGAAGAACCCAAAACTAAATCTGCTGAAGCAGGAGAACCGGTGGAAACGGGCAGAGCTGGG caGTGTGCTGCAGCTCATAATAAACCACATCTGGAAG AGTCTGCTGTGACGCGGCGTCTGAGACAGAGACTTTGTGATGAGCCCAAGAAACCACATAAAAGAAAGCACGAGAAAACTGAGAGCATGCATAAAAAGGAGAAAGCCAGTAAAAGAAATGTCAAGTCTAATCACGAagagacagagacgagagagatCGACATCAGAAGCAGAAAGATGTAA
- the LOC127942995 gene encoding ubiquitin carboxyl-terminal hydrolase 47 isoform X4: MTGVCFYITGPAHGGSVHTDEMKTRVDTDVPKHSVGFCGTQLSSIESSVRPSLASVNQMEEDIKKMEIKDPADRSSVSHTQKDRQRQTNQDSCPYRGLLNLGATCYLNSTLQVLFMTRAFRESVLRRSPGDTSEKFETVLKELFEELSDQDEGAPSVSTKPVIKALGVQTLYEQQDAVEYFLDILEKVGPDLAEVFSGTMRNKRRCSEDHESHDDSSFKSLQIALNVTDTGAYRIEDGVRSYFESTTLVGDDQMYCETCDEKRDTTWGCEIHKYPAILSLHLKRFEYDCWSCGFEKNDCPMDVPLHLSLGEHRYALYAVINHRGSRSGGHYTADIRSFTENRWYCFDDSHVTEIDERKLERSREAYLLLYQKLDSPPVSKTRKVTQNSARTEEPSSSVARVEDEEEPKTKSAEAGEPVETGRAGQCAAAHNKPHLEESAVTRRLRQRLCDEPKKPHKRKHEKTESMHKKEKASKRNVKSNHEETETREIDIRSRKM, encoded by the exons ATGACGGGTGTGTGTTTCTACATTACTGGTCCAGCACATGGAGGATCTGTTCACACGG ATGAAATGAAGACCAGAGTAGATACAGATGTGCCAAAGCA CAGTGTTGGCTTCTGTGGGACTCAGTTGTCCAGCATAGAGTCGTCTGTTCGGCCGTCCTTAGCTTCAG TAAATCAGATGGAAGAGGACATTAAAAAGATGGAGATCAAGGATCCAGCTGACAGATCAtcagtctctcacacacagaaGGACAGACAAAGACAAACTAACCAAGATTCTT GTCCGTACAGGGGTCTGCTGAATCTGGGAGCCACCTGCTATCTGAACTCAACCCTCCAGGTGCTGTTCATGACCCGAGCGTTCAGAGAGAGCGTGCTGCGCCG ATCTCCTGGGGACACAAGTGAGAAGTTCGAGACAGTATTAAAGGAACTGTTTGAAGAGCTCAGTGATCAGGACGAGGGTGCTCCGAGCGTCTCAACGAAACCAGTAATCAAGGCTCTCGGTGTACAGACAC TCTATGAGCAGCAGGACGCTGTGGAATACTTCCTAGATATCCTTGAGAAAGTAGGCCCTGATTTGGCCGAG GTCTTCAGTGGAACTATGAGGAACAAGAGGAGATGTTCAGAAGATCACGAGTCTCATGATGACAGCTCGTTCAAGTCTCTACAGATCGCTCTGAACGTCACAGACACAGGAGCGTACAGGATA GAAGACGGGGTTCGATCTTATTTTGAATCTACAACATTAGTTGGAGACGACCAGATGTACTGTGAAACCTGCGACGAGAAACGAGACACCACATGG GGTTGTGAGATACACAAGTATCCAGCAATACTGTCTCTGCACCTGAAAAGGTTTGAGTATGACTGCTGGTCGTGTGGGTTTGAGAAGAACGATTGCCCCATGGATGTACCGCTTCATTTATCTCTCGGG GAGCACAGATATGCTCTCTATGCCGTGATCAATCACAGGGGCAGTCGTTCTGGGGGTCACTACACCGCGGACATCCGCTCGTTCACTGAGAACAGGTGGTACTGTTTTGATGACAGTCATGTCACAGAG ATTGATGAGCGCAAACTGGAAAG GTCTAGGGAAGCTTACTTGCTCTTGTACCAGAAAC TCGACAGTCCTCCAGTTTCTAAGACGAGGAAAGTAACCCAGAATTCTGCCAGAACTGAAGAACCAT cttcgtCAGTTGCACGGGTGGAGGACGAAGAAGAACCCAAAACTAAATCTGCTGAAGCAGGAGAACCGGTGGAAACGGGCAGAGCTGGG caGTGTGCTGCAGCTCATAATAAACCACATCTGGAAG AGTCTGCTGTGACGCGGCGTCTGAGACAGAGACTTTGTGATGAGCCCAAGAAACCACATAAAAGAAAGCACGAGAAAACTGAGAGCATGCATAAAAAGGAGAAAGCCAGTAAAAGAAATGTCAAGTCTAATCACGAagagacagagacgagagagatCGACATCAGAAGCAGAAAGATGTAA
- the LOC127942995 gene encoding ubiquitin carboxyl-terminal hydrolase 47 isoform X3, translating into MTGVCFYITGPAHGGSVHTDEMKTRVDTDVPKQRCLLLDSEENKLKRSRTLLSQSSVGFCGTQLSSIESSVRPSLASVNQMEEDIKKMEIKDPADRSSVSHTQKDRQRQTNQDSCPYRGLLNLGATCYLNSTLQVLFMTRAFRESVLRRSPGDTSEKFETVLKELFEELSDQDEGAPSVSTKPVIKALGVQTLYEQQDAVEYFLDILEKVGPDLAEVFSGTMRNKRRCSEDHESHDDSSFKSLQIALNVTDTGAYRIEDGVRSYFESTTLVGDDQMYCETCDEKRDTTWGCEIHKYPAILSLHLKRFEYDCWSCGFEKNDCPMDVPLHLSLGEHRYALYAVINHRGSRSGGHYTADIRSFTENRWYCFDDSHVTEIDERKLERSREAYLLLYQKLDSPPVSKTRKVTQNSARTEEPSSSVARVEDEEEPKTKSAEAGEPVETGRAGCAAAHNKPHLEESAVTRRLRQRLCDEPKKPHKRKHEKTESMHKKEKASKRNVKSNHEETETREIDIRSRKM; encoded by the exons ATGACGGGTGTGTGTTTCTACATTACTGGTCCAGCACATGGAGGATCTGTTCACACGG ATGAAATGAAGACCAGAGTAGATACAGATGTGCCAAAGCA AAGATGTCTCCTCCTGGACTCTGAAGAGAATAAACTGAAGAGATCTCGGACACTTCTTAGTCAAAG CAGTGTTGGCTTCTGTGGGACTCAGTTGTCCAGCATAGAGTCGTCTGTTCGGCCGTCCTTAGCTTCAG TAAATCAGATGGAAGAGGACATTAAAAAGATGGAGATCAAGGATCCAGCTGACAGATCAtcagtctctcacacacagaaGGACAGACAAAGACAAACTAACCAAGATTCTT GTCCGTACAGGGGTCTGCTGAATCTGGGAGCCACCTGCTATCTGAACTCAACCCTCCAGGTGCTGTTCATGACCCGAGCGTTCAGAGAGAGCGTGCTGCGCCG ATCTCCTGGGGACACAAGTGAGAAGTTCGAGACAGTATTAAAGGAACTGTTTGAAGAGCTCAGTGATCAGGACGAGGGTGCTCCGAGCGTCTCAACGAAACCAGTAATCAAGGCTCTCGGTGTACAGACAC TCTATGAGCAGCAGGACGCTGTGGAATACTTCCTAGATATCCTTGAGAAAGTAGGCCCTGATTTGGCCGAG GTCTTCAGTGGAACTATGAGGAACAAGAGGAGATGTTCAGAAGATCACGAGTCTCATGATGACAGCTCGTTCAAGTCTCTACAGATCGCTCTGAACGTCACAGACACAGGAGCGTACAGGATA GAAGACGGGGTTCGATCTTATTTTGAATCTACAACATTAGTTGGAGACGACCAGATGTACTGTGAAACCTGCGACGAGAAACGAGACACCACATGG GGTTGTGAGATACACAAGTATCCAGCAATACTGTCTCTGCACCTGAAAAGGTTTGAGTATGACTGCTGGTCGTGTGGGTTTGAGAAGAACGATTGCCCCATGGATGTACCGCTTCATTTATCTCTCGGG GAGCACAGATATGCTCTCTATGCCGTGATCAATCACAGGGGCAGTCGTTCTGGGGGTCACTACACCGCGGACATCCGCTCGTTCACTGAGAACAGGTGGTACTGTTTTGATGACAGTCATGTCACAGAG ATTGATGAGCGCAAACTGGAAAG GTCTAGGGAAGCTTACTTGCTCTTGTACCAGAAAC TCGACAGTCCTCCAGTTTCTAAGACGAGGAAAGTAACCCAGAATTCTGCCAGAACTGAAGAACCAT cttcgtCAGTTGCACGGGTGGAGGACGAAGAAGAACCCAAAACTAAATCTGCTGAAGCAGGAGAACCGGTGGAAACGGGCAGAGCTGGG TGTGCTGCAGCTCATAATAAACCACATCTGGAAG AGTCTGCTGTGACGCGGCGTCTGAGACAGAGACTTTGTGATGAGCCCAAGAAACCACATAAAAGAAAGCACGAGAAAACTGAGAGCATGCATAAAAAGGAGAAAGCCAGTAAAAGAAATGTCAAGTCTAATCACGAagagacagagacgagagagatCGACATCAGAAGCAGAAAGATGTAA
- the LOC127942995 gene encoding ubiquitin carboxyl-terminal hydrolase 47 isoform X5: MTGVCFYITGPAHGGSVHTDEMKTRVDTDVPKQRCLLLDSEENKLKRSRTLLSQSSVGFCGTQLSSIESSVRPSLASVNQMEEDIKKMEIKDPADRSSVSHTQKDRQRQTNQDSCPYRGLLNLGATCYLNSTLQVLFMTRAFRESVLRRSPGDTSEKFETVLKELFEELSDQDEGAPSVSTKPVIKALGVQTLYEQQDAVEYFLDILEKVGPDLAEVFSGTMRNKRRCSEDHESHDDSSFKSLQIALNVTDTGAYRIEDGVRSYFESTTLVGDDQMYCETCDEKRDTTWGCEIHKYPAILSLHLKRFEYDCWSCGFEKNDCPMDVPLHLSLGEHRYALYAVINHRGSRSGGHYTADIRSFTENRWYCFDDSHVTEIDERKLERSREAYLLLYQKPSSVARVEDEEEPKTKSAEAGEPVETGRAGQCAAAHNKPHLEESAVTRRLRQRLCDEPKKPHKRKHEKTESMHKKEKASKRNVKSNHEETETREIDIRSRKM; encoded by the exons ATGACGGGTGTGTGTTTCTACATTACTGGTCCAGCACATGGAGGATCTGTTCACACGG ATGAAATGAAGACCAGAGTAGATACAGATGTGCCAAAGCA AAGATGTCTCCTCCTGGACTCTGAAGAGAATAAACTGAAGAGATCTCGGACACTTCTTAGTCAAAG CAGTGTTGGCTTCTGTGGGACTCAGTTGTCCAGCATAGAGTCGTCTGTTCGGCCGTCCTTAGCTTCAG TAAATCAGATGGAAGAGGACATTAAAAAGATGGAGATCAAGGATCCAGCTGACAGATCAtcagtctctcacacacagaaGGACAGACAAAGACAAACTAACCAAGATTCTT GTCCGTACAGGGGTCTGCTGAATCTGGGAGCCACCTGCTATCTGAACTCAACCCTCCAGGTGCTGTTCATGACCCGAGCGTTCAGAGAGAGCGTGCTGCGCCG ATCTCCTGGGGACACAAGTGAGAAGTTCGAGACAGTATTAAAGGAACTGTTTGAAGAGCTCAGTGATCAGGACGAGGGTGCTCCGAGCGTCTCAACGAAACCAGTAATCAAGGCTCTCGGTGTACAGACAC TCTATGAGCAGCAGGACGCTGTGGAATACTTCCTAGATATCCTTGAGAAAGTAGGCCCTGATTTGGCCGAG GTCTTCAGTGGAACTATGAGGAACAAGAGGAGATGTTCAGAAGATCACGAGTCTCATGATGACAGCTCGTTCAAGTCTCTACAGATCGCTCTGAACGTCACAGACACAGGAGCGTACAGGATA GAAGACGGGGTTCGATCTTATTTTGAATCTACAACATTAGTTGGAGACGACCAGATGTACTGTGAAACCTGCGACGAGAAACGAGACACCACATGG GGTTGTGAGATACACAAGTATCCAGCAATACTGTCTCTGCACCTGAAAAGGTTTGAGTATGACTGCTGGTCGTGTGGGTTTGAGAAGAACGATTGCCCCATGGATGTACCGCTTCATTTATCTCTCGGG GAGCACAGATATGCTCTCTATGCCGTGATCAATCACAGGGGCAGTCGTTCTGGGGGTCACTACACCGCGGACATCCGCTCGTTCACTGAGAACAGGTGGTACTGTTTTGATGACAGTCATGTCACAGAG ATTGATGAGCGCAAACTGGAAAG GTCTAGGGAAGCTTACTTGCTCTTGTACCAGAAAC cttcgtCAGTTGCACGGGTGGAGGACGAAGAAGAACCCAAAACTAAATCTGCTGAAGCAGGAGAACCGGTGGAAACGGGCAGAGCTGGG caGTGTGCTGCAGCTCATAATAAACCACATCTGGAAG AGTCTGCTGTGACGCGGCGTCTGAGACAGAGACTTTGTGATGAGCCCAAGAAACCACATAAAAGAAAGCACGAGAAAACTGAGAGCATGCATAAAAAGGAGAAAGCCAGTAAAAGAAATGTCAAGTCTAATCACGAagagacagagacgagagagatCGACATCAGAAGCAGAAAGATGTAA
- the LOC127942995 gene encoding ubiquitin carboxyl-terminal hydrolase 47 isoform X6 has protein sequence MTGVCFYITGPAHGGSVHTDEMKTRVDTDVPKHVGFCGTQLSSIESSVRPSLASVNQMEEDIKKMEIKDPADRSSVSHTQKDRQRQTNQDSCPYRGLLNLGATCYLNSTLQVLFMTRAFRESVLRRSPGDTSEKFETVLKELFEELSDQDEGAPSVSTKPVIKALGVQTLYEQQDAVEYFLDILEKVGPDLAEVFSGTMRNKRRCSEDHESHDDSSFKSLQIALNVTDTGAYRIEDGVRSYFESTTLVGDDQMYCETCDEKRDTTWGCEIHKYPAILSLHLKRFEYDCWSCGFEKNDCPMDVPLHLSLGEHRYALYAVINHRGSRSGGHYTADIRSFTENRWYCFDDSHVTEIDERKLERSREAYLLLYQKLDSPPVSKTRKVTQNSARTEEPSSSVARVEDEEEPKTKSAEAGEPVETGRAGQCAAAHNKPHLEESAVTRRLRQRLCDEPKKPHKRKHEKTESMHKKEKASKRNVKSNHEETETREIDIRSRKM, from the exons ATGACGGGTGTGTGTTTCTACATTACTGGTCCAGCACATGGAGGATCTGTTCACACGG ATGAAATGAAGACCAGAGTAGATACAGATGTGCCAAAGCA TGTTGGCTTCTGTGGGACTCAGTTGTCCAGCATAGAGTCGTCTGTTCGGCCGTCCTTAGCTTCAG TAAATCAGATGGAAGAGGACATTAAAAAGATGGAGATCAAGGATCCAGCTGACAGATCAtcagtctctcacacacagaaGGACAGACAAAGACAAACTAACCAAGATTCTT GTCCGTACAGGGGTCTGCTGAATCTGGGAGCCACCTGCTATCTGAACTCAACCCTCCAGGTGCTGTTCATGACCCGAGCGTTCAGAGAGAGCGTGCTGCGCCG ATCTCCTGGGGACACAAGTGAGAAGTTCGAGACAGTATTAAAGGAACTGTTTGAAGAGCTCAGTGATCAGGACGAGGGTGCTCCGAGCGTCTCAACGAAACCAGTAATCAAGGCTCTCGGTGTACAGACAC TCTATGAGCAGCAGGACGCTGTGGAATACTTCCTAGATATCCTTGAGAAAGTAGGCCCTGATTTGGCCGAG GTCTTCAGTGGAACTATGAGGAACAAGAGGAGATGTTCAGAAGATCACGAGTCTCATGATGACAGCTCGTTCAAGTCTCTACAGATCGCTCTGAACGTCACAGACACAGGAGCGTACAGGATA GAAGACGGGGTTCGATCTTATTTTGAATCTACAACATTAGTTGGAGACGACCAGATGTACTGTGAAACCTGCGACGAGAAACGAGACACCACATGG GGTTGTGAGATACACAAGTATCCAGCAATACTGTCTCTGCACCTGAAAAGGTTTGAGTATGACTGCTGGTCGTGTGGGTTTGAGAAGAACGATTGCCCCATGGATGTACCGCTTCATTTATCTCTCGGG GAGCACAGATATGCTCTCTATGCCGTGATCAATCACAGGGGCAGTCGTTCTGGGGGTCACTACACCGCGGACATCCGCTCGTTCACTGAGAACAGGTGGTACTGTTTTGATGACAGTCATGTCACAGAG ATTGATGAGCGCAAACTGGAAAG GTCTAGGGAAGCTTACTTGCTCTTGTACCAGAAAC TCGACAGTCCTCCAGTTTCTAAGACGAGGAAAGTAACCCAGAATTCTGCCAGAACTGAAGAACCAT cttcgtCAGTTGCACGGGTGGAGGACGAAGAAGAACCCAAAACTAAATCTGCTGAAGCAGGAGAACCGGTGGAAACGGGCAGAGCTGGG caGTGTGCTGCAGCTCATAATAAACCACATCTGGAAG AGTCTGCTGTGACGCGGCGTCTGAGACAGAGACTTTGTGATGAGCCCAAGAAACCACATAAAAGAAAGCACGAGAAAACTGAGAGCATGCATAAAAAGGAGAAAGCCAGTAAAAGAAATGTCAAGTCTAATCACGAagagacagagacgagagagatCGACATCAGAAGCAGAAAGATGTAA